The Streptomyces sp. NBC_00306 sequence ATGTATGTGGCGCAGGATCCGAAGCCCAATGCCATGTGCATCGGCCTGGACGAGCCGATCATCGTGGTGACCACCGGTCTGGTGGAGCTGCTGGACGAGGAGGAGATGCGGGCGGTCGTGGGCCACGAGGTGGGTCATGCCCTCTCCGGCCACTCCGTGTACCGCACGATCCTGCTGTTCCTCACGGGCCTGGCACTGAAGGTCGCGTGGATCCCGCTGGGCAATGTGGCGATCATGGCGATCGTGACCGCGCTGCGCGAGTGGTTCCGCAAGTCGGAGCTCTCCGCCGACCGGGCCGGACTGCTCGTCGGTCAGGACCTTCAGGCGTCGATGCGCGGCCTGATGAAGATCGCCGGCGGCAATCACCTGCACGAGATGAACGTCGACGCGTTCCTCCAGCAGGCCGAGGAGTACGAGGCGGGCGGCGACCTGCGCGACTCCGTGCTGAAGATCCTGAATGTGCTGCCCCGGTCGCACCCCTTCACCACGGTCCGCGCGGCCGAGCTGAAGAAGTGGGCCGAGAGCCGCGACTACCAGCGGATCATGGACGGCCACTACCCGCGGCGCGACGAGGACAAGGACACCTCGGTCACCGACTCGTTCCGCGAGTCCGCTTCGCACTACGCGGACACGGTGCGCACCAGCAAGGATCCGCTGATGAAGCTGGTCGGCGACATAGCCGGCGGCGCGGGCGACCTGGGCGG is a genomic window containing:
- a CDS encoding M48 family metallopeptidase; the protein is MTESNHENVPSRQRKRFPGISSRAYEHPADRSALVALRKLSGFDTVFKALSGLLPERSLRLLFLSDSVRVSDAQFAHLNTMLRDACYILDLEKVPAMYVAQDPKPNAMCIGLDEPIIVVTTGLVELLDEEEMRAVVGHEVGHALSGHSVYRTILLFLTGLALKVAWIPLGNVAIMAIVTALREWFRKSELSADRAGLLVGQDLQASMRGLMKIAGGNHLHEMNVDAFLQQAEEYEAGGDLRDSVLKILNVLPRSHPFTTVRAAELKKWAESRDYQRIMDGHYPRRDEDKDTSVTDSFRESASHYADTVRTSKDPLMKLVGDIAGGAGDLGGKLRDKFTGANGSGGGSGSSDTKGTGAEA